The nucleotide sequence AGCACGCTCCACGCCACCGCGGGCACGTACGACAGGGTGGGATCGGGGCGGGCCCAGGCCAGCAGCGGGATGAGGGCGATCTCGGCGCCGCCCACCCAGGCGACGCAGCGGAACGGCCGGTGCACGGCGAGGGAGAAGAGGGCGACGGTGCAGGCGCCGGCCGAGGTGGTCGACAGGAAGCCGAGGGGGACCATCGCGGCGGCCAGGGCGACCGGCCACCGGCGGCGCAGCCAGACGGCCGCGCAGGCGAGCGCCCCCAGCAGCTGGTCGGCCGCGGCGACCGCCTCGGGAAGCTCCCGCTCGCCGGGCAGGTTGTCCGCGACGGCCAGCCCGACGGTCACGGCCAGGAGGAAGCAGCAGAAGTCGACGGCCCAGTCCCGTGCGGTGCGCCGGTGCGGGCGCCCGGGACGCTCGGGGTCGGGGGCGAGTTCCGCGACCACGGCCGACGGCAGCAGCCATCGGTGTCCGGTGAACCCGGGCGCCGCCGGCGCCACGCTGTCGTCTGCCCTCATGACCGGCAATCTACGCAGCGCGGGGCCGCGGCACCCACGCGTGCGCGGGAATCGCGACCGATGGGCGGGAGCGGTCGACCGAGGTCGCGCGGCCAACTACTTTCGGCGCGGCCGGACCGCCGGACCACGCACTTTTGTCGGACCGGTCGCGCCGCTCGGCCGATGGCGCGCCGGGCCCGGGCGCGGCGAGAGTCCTCGTCATGAAGGAACTGCTGGGAGTGCTCGGCTTCCTCGCTCTGGTGCAGGGGGTCCTCGGGCTGCTGCACGCGTTCACCCGTTGGCACCTGGGACTGGTGCAGCGCCTGGGCTTCCTCGACGGCTACGAGGTGTACGTGAGCGTCGCGCTCGTCGTGCTGGCGTTCGCCCTGTTCGCGGCCTCGGACAGCCGCAAGCCGCGCTAGCACGGTGCCCGGATCCGCCCGGGGTCCGCGGTTAACACCGTGAAAACTTCTCGGGACCGACGGCGAATTCCCCGTTCTTGTCATTGACATGACACTTTCTACGCGCGTCATCATGAAGCCATGAGATTCCCCCCACGGATCACTCGCGCCGGCCTCTCGGCCGCGGCCCTCACCGCGCTCCTCGTCGGCGGCACCGTCTCCGCCACCACCGCCCACGCCGCCGTCGGCAGCGTCTGCTACACGAAGCTGCCCTCGCAGGCCTACGACACGCTCCGGCTGATCGGCCAGGGCGGACCGTTCCCCTACTCCCAGGACGGGGCCGTCTTCC is from Streptomyces asoensis and encodes:
- a CDS encoding ribonuclease domain-containing protein, with amino-acid sequence MRFPPRITRAGLSAAALTALLVGGTVSATTAHAAVGSVCYTKLPSQAYDTLRLIGQGGPFPYSQDGAVFQNREGVLPGQASGYYHEYTVKTPGSSTRGARRVVTGKKTDEDYYTADHYVTFNLINYGC